In Canis lupus dingo isolate Sandy chromosome 1, ASM325472v2, whole genome shotgun sequence, a single genomic region encodes these proteins:
- the SIGLEC11 gene encoding sialic acid-binding Ig-like lectin 11, with protein MLVLLLSLLWAWSLQEDPGYELHVQDSVTVQEGLCVRVPCTVSYPQVGRHSATPAYGSWFRIKGNPKGEVLMATNKPARETKRKIKLPFHLSGDPGAGDCSLSITDARREHSGHYYFHLDRGPMKHSYRSNMLIVSVRELTQAPDIWVKEPLESGCLSHLTCSVLGACDGVLAPTISWTGPALKPSGLGLEAYNSSEILLIPRPQDHGTNLTCRVTFKAGMSTQSTITLNVSYAPQNLGISISRENCTELKYPGNGSSLHVLEGESLFLLCAADSNPPAELSWFRGSPALNATPIYRSPILDLPQVGVSEQGDFTCRAQNSLGSQHVSLHLSVVYPPRPLSPSCSWEGEALQCTCSSHARPAPTLRWRLGEGLLERNHSNASLTVTSSAEGPWANSSLSLRGPLGSGLRLSCEAWNAHGKQSATVLLLPGKPEHGGGFLLGAVGGAGVAGLLSLCPCLIFFIVKTCRKQAPEPTVGGKDAACMLGPLSWGYKHECPLGASMPLAHPPAAVGVPTLEEEEEEEEELHYASFTFQGLRPWKPQDPEGTSVTEYSEIKIWK; from the exons ATGCTGGTATTGCTGCTGTCTCTGCTGTGGGCCT ggtccctgcaggaggACCCAGGCTATGAGCTACACGTGCAGGACTCTGTGACGGTGCAGGAGGGCTTGTGTGTCCGCGTGCCCTGCACCGTCTCCTACCCCCAGGTTGGCAGGCACAGTGCTACACCTGCTTATGGCTCCTGGTTCCGGATAAAGGGTAATCCCAAAGGGGAAGTTCTCATGGCCACCAACAAACCAGccagagaaacaaagaggaagaTCAAACTTCCCTTCCACCTTTCTGGAGACCCTGGGGCTGGCGACTGCTCCCTGAGTATCACAGACGCCCGGAGGGAACACAGCGGACACTATTACTTTCATCTGGACAGAGGTCCCATGAAACACAGTTACAGGAGTAACATGCTCATTGTGAGTGTGAGAG agCTGACACAGGCTCCGGATATCTGGGTCAAGGAGCCCCTGGAGTCTGGCTGCCTCAGCCACCTGACATGCTCTGTGCTGGGGGCCTGTGATGGGGTGCTGGCCCCCACCATCTCCTGGACAGGGCCTGCCCTCAAACCTTCGGGACTGGGCTTGGAGGCTTATAACTCCTCGGAGATCCTGCTCATCCCACGCCCGCAGGACCATGGCACCAATCTCACCTGTCGGGTGACCTTCAAAGCTGGCATGAGCACTCAAAGCACCATTACGCTCAACGTCTCCT ATGCCCCACAGAACCTGGGCATCAGCATCTCCCGAGAAAATTGCACAG aACTGAAATACCCAGGGAATGGCTCATCTCTTCATGTCCTGGAAGGGGAATCTCTGTTCCTGCTCTGTGCTGCTGACAGCAACCCCCCTGCGGAGCTGAGCTGGTTCCGGGGGTCCCCCGCCCTGAATGCCACCCCCATCTACAGAAGTCCCATCCTGGACCTGCCTCAAGTAGGGGTTTCGGAGCAAGGAGACTTCACCTGCCGAGCTCAGAACTCGCTGGGCTCCCAGCACGTCTCCCTGCACCTCTCTGTGGTCT acccCCCGCGGCCGctcagcccctcctgctcctgggagGGCGAGGCGCTGCAgtgcacctgctcctcccacGCGCGCCCGGCCCCCACCCTGCGCTGgcgcctgggggaggggctgctggagcGGAACCACAGCAATGCCTCCTTGACCGTCACCTCCAGCGCTGAGGGGCCCTGGGCCAACAGCTCCCTGAGCCTCCGTGGGCCGCTGGGCTCTGGCCTCAGACTCAGCTGCGAGGCCTGGAATGCGCACGGGAAACAGAGCGCCACTGTCCTGTTGCTGCCAG GGAAACCTGAGCATGGGGGAGGATTCCTTCTGGGGGCTGTCGGGGGTGCTGGTGTTGCTGGCCTGCTCAGTCTCTGTCCCTGCCTCATCTTCTTCAT AGTGAAGACCTgcaggaagcaggctcctgagCCTACAGTTGGTGGGAAGGATGCTGCCTGCATGTTGGGTCCCCTCTCCTGG GGTTATAAGCATGAGTGTCCATTAGGGGCATCCATGCCCCTAGCCCACCCGCCTGCAGCTGTTGGTGTTCCCAccttggaggaagaggaggaggaggaggaggagctccATTATGCCTCCTTCACCTTCCAGGGGCTGAGGCCCTGGAAGCCTCAGGACCCGGAGGGCACCAGCGTCACGGAGTATTCGGAGATCAAGATCTGGAAGTGA